One stretch of Bordetella avium DNA includes these proteins:
- the flgA gene encoding flagellar basal body P-ring formation chaperone FlgA, whose translation MQFPYWQKERSFYNLHTMRFVHTLALLLCTLFGLPAGAARAQATETPEHISRAAEDFLRAQVAPLSSQATITMDPVKNDRLPACDALVPFMPAAARLRPRVIVGVRCSAPQNWTVYVQANLNVPGIYYVASRQIPAGQAITSEDLDSREGDLMNLPPGAMTDARSIVGMQARHRINIGQPIRGSALRDAASISRGQNVRIIARGNGFVVSSEGQALEDGAPGATIQVRTQSGQVVSGVLQPGGQVELQL comes from the coding sequence ATGCAATTCCCGTATTGGCAGAAGGAGCGCAGTTTCTACAATCTGCACACCATGCGCTTTGTCCACACTCTCGCCCTGCTGCTGTGCACCCTCTTCGGTCTGCCCGCTGGGGCGGCGCGCGCCCAGGCCACGGAAACCCCGGAACACATTTCGCGGGCGGCTGAAGATTTTCTGAGAGCCCAGGTAGCCCCGCTGTCCAGTCAGGCCACTATCACGATGGACCCGGTCAAGAATGATCGCCTGCCCGCCTGTGATGCGCTGGTGCCGTTCATGCCGGCCGCGGCGCGTCTGCGCCCCAGGGTCATCGTCGGCGTGCGCTGTAGCGCGCCCCAGAACTGGACTGTCTATGTACAGGCCAACCTCAACGTGCCCGGCATCTACTATGTCGCCAGCCGCCAGATTCCTGCCGGGCAAGCCATTACTAGTGAAGATCTCGACAGCCGCGAAGGCGATCTGATGAATCTGCCCCCTGGGGCCATGACGGATGCCCGCAGCATTGTCGGCATGCAGGCGCGCCATCGAATCAATATCGGTCAGCCGATCCGGGGCTCTGCCTTGCGCGACGCTGCCTCGATCAGTCGCGGCCAGAACGTGCGCATCATCGCGCGGGGCAATGGTTTTGTCGTCAGCAGTGAAGGACAGGCTCTGGAGGATGGAGCGCCGGGCGCGACCATACAGGTGCGCACCCAGTCGGGGCAGGTGGTAAGCGGCGTGCTTCAGCCGGGTGGACAGGTGGAGCTACAGTTGTAA
- the flgM gene encoding flagellar biosynthesis anti-sigma factor FlgM yields the protein MKINTTLARPVAANTAQRPDNALAQAYGSGNGNASSSQVALSGASRQLLALQEGGSDIDVERVAAIRAAIAAGQLRIDPSRIADSLIASAKELTK from the coding sequence TTGAAGATCAATACCACCCTCGCCCGTCCGGTTGCCGCAAACACTGCGCAGCGCCCCGACAACGCCCTGGCCCAGGCCTACGGCTCGGGCAATGGCAATGCGAGCAGCTCGCAGGTTGCGCTGAGCGGCGCTTCCCGCCAACTGTTGGCCTTGCAAGAGGGCGGTAGCGATATCGACGTCGAGCGCGTCGCCGCCATCCGAGCCGCGATCGCCGCCGGCCAGTTGCGCATCGACCCCTCCCGCATCGCCGACAGCCTGATCGCCAGCGCCAAGGAGCTGACCAAGTGA
- a CDS encoding flagella synthesis protein FlgN codes for MSDAAAALRTCIETETALILQFISALQAESEALLDRKAVQSLKEAAERKEALADQLVAASQERDQVLAGLGLEAGHAGTQTAVEQFPELADSWQTLQNHASQAREANQHNAVLLEVNLRYTTQTIEALRRLGGAATYDATGRGRRLGGGSRAIVAS; via the coding sequence GTGAGCGACGCTGCCGCCGCGCTGAGAACCTGCATCGAGACGGAAACCGCGCTCATTCTGCAATTCATCAGCGCTTTGCAGGCAGAGAGCGAGGCTTTGCTGGATCGCAAGGCCGTACAAAGCCTGAAAGAAGCAGCCGAACGTAAAGAGGCCCTCGCTGATCAGCTAGTGGCCGCCAGCCAGGAACGCGACCAGGTGCTTGCCGGCCTGGGCTTGGAGGCCGGCCACGCCGGCACGCAAACCGCCGTTGAACAGTTCCCCGAGCTGGCCGATTCGTGGCAAACGCTGCAAAACCATGCGAGCCAGGCGCGCGAAGCCAATCAGCACAATGCCGTGCTGCTGGAAGTCAATTTGCGCTACACCACACAGACAATCGAAGCGCTGCGCCGCCTGGGCGGCGCCGCAACCTACGACGCCACCGGGCGCGGCCGCCGTCTGGGCGGCGGCAGCCGGGCGATTGTCGCAAGCTGA
- the flhF gene encoding flagellar biosynthesis protein FlhF, with amino-acid sequence MKIHRFIGASTRDVMRQVRELLGEDALIVSNRSTVEGIEVLAALESDVDTAAASAPAAGTEAIAPRPAAPVAPAVSTRPDSYLATRSSAAYGAAMSATDDMPKGAPPLASSSAVPAASRPVVPPQPSMAQMPDAPMRGGVFPPSDTPSVQAAIEALRGALESRMDGLLWGAGKPTREPVNASLFRSLLEAGFSMPLVRALLERLPPEIDAARARDWARNEVLTHLPVLRDENAFLAAGGVLALLGPTGVGKTTTLAKLAARCVAREGRDQVAMLTTDNFRIGALEQLQIYGRLMGVPARSVRDAAELRDALAELGSRKIILIDTTGISQRDRNVAEQAALLCGGGRQVRRLLVLNAASQGDTLDEVAHAYRHGVGEDVVGCIITKLDEATRLGPALDTAIRHRLPIHYISNGQKVPENLVPAQAQPLVDHALACLDHARALYAPSEADLAALWQNGGKDPERQRRLLATAMHPAGNEAGVAEALDWLGSDPACKQGRVLWRAISRAPAAEAARAQAVAMLRREFPAQCSRYLLAVHGKSALKGEGLPGGVLHATLMMSDRGTALAAPAQHLMLPHGDLSTLGPVSGQAPLPAEAMLARAAWLREELGVLPQVQVFEMGAAGLAQAFSETEALWLARCAGSQRVRHDDCPTILSAVARNLGYVPAGQLPGGDALWACGTELNLAAKGHEARTLRMIGARVIDAQSGEVRAQYFGLTNLTAAQADAATVASWLALHERSKTVFRYMAHAWAALPAPHGVEAMRAQALLAGQLAAACWQLSHAEQARASLAGLIGPAERNMPSRLLPVALLKMFALLEMAE; translated from the coding sequence GTGAAGATTCATCGCTTTATCGGGGCCAGCACTCGGGATGTGATGCGCCAGGTGCGCGAATTGTTGGGTGAGGACGCCTTGATTGTGTCCAACCGCAGCACGGTGGAGGGCATTGAGGTATTGGCGGCGTTGGAAAGCGATGTCGATACGGCTGCGGCTTCCGCGCCCGCCGCGGGCACCGAAGCGATCGCGCCGCGTCCCGCTGCGCCGGTGGCGCCTGCGGTCAGCACCCGGCCCGATAGCTATCTTGCCACGCGATCGAGTGCGGCTTACGGGGCGGCGATGTCGGCTACCGATGATATGCCCAAAGGGGCGCCGCCGCTGGCTTCGTCATCCGCCGTTCCGGCGGCATCGCGGCCTGTCGTCCCGCCGCAGCCCTCCATGGCGCAGATGCCCGACGCGCCTATGCGCGGTGGGGTGTTTCCGCCCAGCGACACGCCCAGTGTTCAGGCTGCTATCGAGGCCTTGCGCGGCGCGCTCGAGAGCCGCATGGACGGTTTGCTTTGGGGCGCAGGCAAACCCACTCGCGAGCCCGTTAACGCCAGTCTGTTCCGATCGCTGCTCGAGGCGGGCTTCAGCATGCCTCTGGTGCGCGCGCTGCTTGAACGGCTGCCGCCCGAGATCGATGCGGCGCGAGCCCGCGACTGGGCGCGTAACGAAGTCCTGACGCATTTGCCGGTGCTGCGTGACGAAAATGCCTTTCTGGCGGCGGGCGGTGTGTTGGCGCTGCTGGGCCCGACCGGGGTAGGCAAGACGACGACGCTGGCCAAGCTGGCTGCACGCTGTGTGGCCCGTGAGGGCCGCGATCAAGTGGCCATGCTGACGACCGACAACTTCCGGATCGGCGCGCTGGAGCAGTTGCAGATCTATGGTCGCCTGATGGGCGTGCCGGCGCGCTCGGTGCGTGACGCAGCCGAGCTGCGGGACGCCTTGGCCGAGCTGGGCAGCCGCAAAATCATCCTGATCGATACGACAGGTATCAGCCAGCGCGACCGCAATGTGGCCGAACAGGCTGCACTGCTGTGTGGCGGTGGGCGGCAGGTGCGCCGTCTCTTGGTGCTCAATGCCGCCAGCCAGGGCGACACCCTGGACGAGGTGGCACACGCTTATCGTCATGGTGTGGGCGAGGACGTGGTAGGTTGCATCATTACCAAGCTGGATGAGGCGACGCGTCTGGGACCGGCGCTGGATACAGCGATTCGCCATCGTCTGCCCATCCATTACATTTCCAATGGTCAGAAGGTGCCCGAAAATCTGGTGCCTGCCCAGGCTCAGCCTCTGGTTGACCACGCTTTGGCCTGCCTTGATCATGCGCGCGCCCTGTATGCGCCGAGCGAAGCCGATCTGGCGGCATTATGGCAAAACGGGGGTAAAGATCCCGAGCGCCAGCGCCGTCTGTTGGCGACAGCCATGCACCCTGCCGGCAATGAGGCCGGCGTGGCCGAAGCCCTGGACTGGCTGGGCAGCGATCCAGCCTGCAAGCAGGGGCGGGTTTTGTGGCGTGCCATTTCGCGCGCGCCGGCGGCCGAGGCTGCGAGGGCGCAGGCTGTCGCCATGTTGCGCCGCGAGTTTCCTGCGCAGTGCAGCCGTTATCTCTTGGCGGTGCATGGCAAGAGCGCGCTCAAAGGTGAGGGCTTGCCGGGCGGTGTACTCCACGCCACTCTGATGATGAGTGATCGCGGTACGGCCTTGGCCGCACCTGCCCAGCACCTGATGTTGCCGCACGGTGATCTGAGTACGCTGGGCCCGGTTTCGGGGCAGGCGCCCCTGCCGGCTGAAGCCATGCTGGCGCGTGCGGCTTGGTTGCGCGAGGAGTTAGGGGTGCTGCCGCAGGTACAGGTGTTTGAGATGGGCGCCGCCGGTCTGGCGCAGGCGTTCTCGGAGACCGAGGCCTTATGGTTGGCTCGATGCGCTGGCAGCCAGCGTGTGCGGCACGATGACTGCCCGACGATTCTCAGCGCTGTCGCTCGCAATCTCGGTTACGTGCCGGCGGGGCAATTGCCGGGCGGCGATGCGCTGTGGGCCTGCGGCACGGAGCTTAATCTGGCCGCCAAGGGGCATGAGGCGCGGACATTGCGCATGATAGGCGCTCGTGTGATCGATGCGCAAAGCGGCGAAGTGCGGGCTCAGTACTTCGGGCTGACCAATCTCACAGCTGCTCAGGCGGATGCGGCGACGGTCGCATCCTGGCTTGCCCTGCATGAGCGCTCCAAGACAGTATTCCGTTATATGGCCCATGCTTGGGCTGCCTTGCCTGCGCCGCATGGCGTTGAAGCGATGCGGGCGCAGGCCCTGTTGGCGGGGCAGCTTGCCGCTGCCTGCTGGCAACTGAGCCATGCGGAGCAAGCGCGCGCGTCCCTTGCGGGTCTGATCGGTCCGGCCGAACGCAATATGCCCAGCCGGCTGTTGCCGGTGGCTTTGCTAAAGATGTTTGCCTTGCTGGAAATGGCGGAGTAG